The Lepidochelys kempii isolate rLepKem1 chromosome 11, rLepKem1.hap2, whole genome shotgun sequence DNA segment CCTGCGTATATCTCGAATAAGTGCAAGCTGGGCCTCATTGAACTGCTCCTTAGACATCATTTCATTGAAGTCATCCACAGGAAGGTTGATGATTTTTTCTACAGAGAAAGGGATATGCAGAGCTTTTGCTCTTTGCTCATCTCTTGTGAAATGAGCTTCAAGGTAGCGTGAAGGTTTATCTCTTGTAAATGGAGCTTTGGGGTGGCCTGGACTAGCAGGTAGTTCTCTCTTTGGTGTATTTACACATTGCAGATcggacttttgagtgcttggccCCAGGGAAGGAGAGACTGGATCATGGAACTGCAATGAATACATTTGAGCATTGCTCTGTTGCAGACTTCCAGGAGCACTCTCCATTTCTTCCATTTCAGAATCACTGTATCCAAAAGCTGCATCTCCAAAGACAGATGATTCAACAGAATGTTCAGGTGATGCAGTACTGGAATGTGCGTTCAATGAAATACCAGAGTCAGAATCATTACATTCTGGTGCATTTCCTTGATGGTCACCATTAAAAGCTTTACACAGTGAGAAATCAGAAATATCAATAGGTTCATATGGAATTTCAGCAAATGACTCACTGACAACATGTGGTGCTGCTGTGTCACCATTCACCTTTGGATCAACGAAGGTGGAGTAGAAATCTTCAGAAAAGTTGGAGCTTAAACATGAAGTGGTATCTAAAGAGTCCAGTCCCAGCTGACTGAGGTCTTCTGGTGGTTGGATGCTAGAAAAGGAATCCTCAAAAGTGTTGAGGAAATCTGAATTGCAATTAACAGTAATGGATGATGAGCTGTAGAAGTTGCTGTGAATCTCTGATGGCTTGGTTTCTGGGTTTGCAATAGTGGTTACTTCAGCCAGGTTATCATTTTCAATGTTAAGACACTATATGAAGAAATGTTACAAAGAGAAGTTTATCAATAATAAATTCACAACATATTTTGATATCTATATCCACAAATTTAATATTGCCCTTCTGAGATCAATACACAGTACACATAAAATGGCCATTAAAGCATTGCTATATAACTTGGGTGGTCATAGCACTGCCCACTGCTGTGCTTATTTTATTACAAAGGGTCAGTCTCTGGGGACTGCAAGTCCTAGCAGAGGATGAATCTTTTTGTTCTCAGCAGAGTCACCAGGTAGATAATATAGCATTCTGGCACCTGTAGTGTCCCAAAATCATACCAATAAACCAAAATAAAGACTTGCTGCAATATGCTCCCATTATATGGAAGCTAGATGCATCCCTCCTGCTCTGGTAAATTGCCAATATGGATCCTGGTGCTGCCGAATCTGAATACGCCTTAAGCAACACTATAATACAAATAGATTTAACATTAATACAGCAACTTAAAGTCACAGCATACGATTTACTGAATGATATTAGCAAACAACTATCCCTTAAATGTCAAACTATGGAAAAGATTTTTACGAGATCTTTGGTCTTTTAGGTGGTACTCAATGAAGCAGCTGTTTGGTGCAGAGAAATTTAATTTACTATGTAATAAACAGTACTAACATggggctttacaaacattaattcaaCCCACATACTTTTAGTTAAGCTGGTTAACATTAGTGTAAGTGTTGAAGACTATTATTTTGATGGGCTTTATTGGCTACAAAAACAACATTCTTTCCAACAGGGTAGCAATCTTAACATTTATGGAAGGAAGCTGGTATCAAAGTATGCCTTCTGTCCTTTCAGAATTAggcaattacaaaaataattctgGTCCTCTTAAAGAGGGCCACACACGGATTGtttaaacacaaataaaaatcaTACCTAAACTAGGATTTACCAGATACGAGATCTTTTGGGTTTTTCTTTACTCATTAAACTAATCCTTTAAAGGGGATACCCTCAATTTAAATCTCTGTCTTCTCCCAGAAAATTTGTTCAACTTCAGAATTATAATAGTGACATttaagggttttttctttttttggtttactTTTTGTATTGTCAGTTTCATTGTTGCCCCTGTATAGTCACTCAATTCCCTGTTTTggttgtgtgggtctttcacacaaacaaaagggaagattggggggaaaaaaaaaaacccacaccaaaaaaaaacaaacaaccaaccaCCACAGAAAAATTAATTGTGAAAAACACAAAAATTAGCGATAGGGTCAGAGCAGATGTAGTACCTGATGTTACTTTCTAACTAAGTTTTGTTAAATGGACTTGCTTTCAcattgacagtgtccttttaagcATTCCTTTGATCAGTTTGCAATCCAAAAAAACAGCAGCTTTGTGCTTgtgaaaaacattaaaataaataatgaaaaataaactaGTCTAATTTTACAGTCCAATTTGGGTGAAGTTCAAGTAAAAACACAGCAGAGGTGATTAAATAAATAAGCTAGTCTCTGAAATGCTCAGATTAGTAAAAGAGCAAATTGATTTTTAGCTTGACATATTCACcgcatgtacagcacctaacagaGTTTGACTgcaactgaaatacaaataatgtttTCATAGAACAAGCAGCCATAATTAGTCTCGAATATACCAATACTAttcttttaaaagcttttttctcCCACGGTGGAAGGTAAATGcaaaatctaaataaaaacaaCTTCAAAGTTTCTAATTGCAAAGACAATCAAGAAATGCCAAGTTATAACCCCCACCGCATATGCAatattctgttttgtattttatatatactGTAATATAATAATGTAAATAATATAAAGTTAAACATTATACCACAAATACTTTTAGAGTAGTATCTGGGGATAGACTAATGGTTGCTGTAGGAACCATAATTTAGAGGTTCCTCACATTTCTGCAGGTAAAATTTCAAACATGACAGTGCAGTAACAGGTTTCTGTATTTAACACAGAGCCAGCTCAAGTATCAGTAAAAATAGAAACATTATGGCCAGGAAGACAGAATATAATTTTCACACAGTATTAGGTAAATAACCCTCTTCTCTTGAAGTCTCCCCTCTTACACTGCTTTTGATTAATTATAGTTTAGATGCTCAATGTATTTCTTATTAAAGCAAACACTAATTTACAAAAACTCTGCAGCTACTAGCCTGATGGGCTTGTTACCATTCCTTAAGAATGACTGCACtgttattgttctgaattcttTGGAGACATTGTCCCAGAATACTCTGCCATTCTTTCAGCTGCTGCTTACATTAACCCTTACCTGTAGTTCTGGAATGGACAGTAATTCTTCCCAGACTTGCTCTATGTTTTGCATATTATCTACTTCAGCAACAGAAGATTGAAGGACTGATGATTCAGGTGGCTGAGTCTGATTAGTAGTAATGAAGATTGCATCGCTATCTACATGAGCAGGTACCAACACTTGAAATGCAGCCGAAGAAACCTGGAATTTTATAAATATACATAACTTGGTAAGGCATCAAGAAAAAGTAATTCTTGGTGCTCTCTGTATTATTCCCATATAACAGATCCACACGTGTCCCTTGAAAGAGTATTAGATACATATAAATCACTGTATTTTGCCTAATATAGTACAATAATGTGAAAATATTCCATTAAAAGACTCATCATAataacagaagtaaaaaaaaaaaacttgagaaTAAAGTTGTGCAAGAGCAGATGTGTTATCATTGCCTCCCCCCCGCAAAACCCCTCCAACTATACTAAGCATTAGGTTGATATTTTACCTCATCATCATCTACATACGAGAAAGTTTCTGCCAAAAGCTGCATGCAGTCATCAAAGGACAAGGCATCTGCTTCTGGTTTTGAAATATGCGTAGTCTACATAGGAAAGATATGGAAAAAATGTATTAAGTTTATTTTTGGATGACTGTGAAGATTCCTCCCTCTACAAATACAAACTAAGTTTAGGTAACCAGCAGTTTTATCATCTTATTCACAAGGAGGAATAATGAAGACACATATACATGATATATATCAGcataagagaaaaaaatactgttttttaccTTTGAAAAATTGGTTGGCATGCCTGTGTTGTCTGACTCAATGTGCTGGGCAGGCTGAATGGGAATAAATTCACCTGTTTCTTCATCCAGCTGCAGCTGAGCCAGTAAAGCTTTTTCTTGCTCTTTTTGGAGCTGTTCTTGTCTCTCCTTTTCAAGTTTCTTCTGCTTTTCGAGTTCATATTCCTTCTGTCTTTGACTAAAATCAAAAACTTCACGTCTTGCCCCAAGGTCTATATCTTGCCTCCAAAGAATGTCAATCAAGTTCATGTCCTGTGGATAGGAAAgatgataattttttaaaaggacagacGCCTCTACagcaaaatttgtttaaaaagttaaagcatAGTAATTCTGTACTAAACAGTTAAACTTGTGTAACTATCTGAGGTTTTCAGGCCTACCAAATCACCTAAGCAAAATGTATGTTTATTTCTAATTCCAAGCATGGATTTTGTTCTCTTTCTAAAACAGCTCCCAGTTTTATATAAAAAACGTGAATAGGCTGTTTTCTCATTGTGcttgtatgcacacacacacaaaaaatgtttcCTCATAAAGCGCATCAATAATCAACACATTACAGTTGGTTACTGTAATGCATACAATTTGTGAGATGTGGTCATTTGTCAGCCAGCCAGAAGGGCATAAAGAAATCCTTCCTACTTAATTAGCTATTAGAAAGCATGAAGATAGAGGAAGAATTAAGAGACATGTGACTTAATATCAGCTGGGTGAATTGTTTCTGTATGTATTGCATAAAATTTCAAAGTTGACTAAAAATATATTGTAAGATGTTGAGTAATGACAATTAATCACTATCTATATATTGTAAAatataagttaaaaaaaaagttctgttccTTCATactattaaaaatgaatattcaTTAGAGGCTACAGAATTTCAAAGTCACCAATCTTACTACCATTGTACCTGGAGGAATTTTCACTAAACAcacaattattaataataataattacagatTTGTAGTTTAAAGGTTAAACCAGGTCAACCATACCAAAAGTGTTCCAGAGATGGATTAGCACAGTTTGTATAAATCAGTAGGTGCCAAATCTGACAATTGTGGTTCGGGCTCATCACTTAATAGAGAGAGCTTATAAAGAGGCAACAACCTTTGAAGTCAGAATCCCCATATATATTTAATTTGGAAAGTGCAACTCTGTGATGTCTCAGGATATAACTAAAGTAAGTTCCACCATTTAGAAAATGCCATTTGATCAATGAATTTTGTTTGGTTATATACTTTCCCTTTTTAGTTAATGAAAATTATATCAATATGCATTTTCTAGTGTTCAAATATTCAGAATTTTTAGAGGCTGAAATTTTGGGTATATTTTAGTGTGAACAAAATCAAACATCCCAAGAGATCATCAACCAAGAAATTAATTAAGATGATGGAACATAGTTTATGGACATATAGTGCTAATGTCTgtgatataataaaaaaaaagactaatttaTGAATGGAAAAGATAAGGCAACTGtatgcttcaggaaaaaaaaaaaaaggagtaaacTACACTTCAATCGTAGACACATGCAAACTCACTGCTTAGTCCTGAGCATTTGCATCACGTTAATACAACAGTAATATTACACCAACATTCACTTAATTAAATCAAAATTGTTCCAGTTCAGATAGCAATCCCAGAACTTGGGATAATTTACCTTGCCAAAATAGTAAACCAATAACTTTTCTTAACTTTATAAACTAGCTTCAACTAGGGCACAAGtttaaggccaacattttaaTGAAAGTCCATTTTGAACCACAGATAAGTTCAATAATCTTTGATTTCTTCACTGAAATCTTCTCTGTACCATTAGTAGCAATACTTAGGGTTAGAAGGAATTATGATTTCTAACGATTATTAAGGAActgattgtttttaattaattggTATATTTAGGATACCTGCTTGTAATACAGAATATATGCATTAGTACATATTTACATACGTATTTGATATACCTAACTGTGAGAGACTAAATTCTGCTTTATGGCCAGCAGTGAAGAAGCTGAAATTAGAGTGGCTGTCCAAGGCAGTGGTTTGGTCTCTCCAGATTGGCAGGGTAAACCTAACTAAATTGTGCAGTAAATGAAGATATTGTAATATGGTATGGCTTCATTAAGGGCCAGTAGTTTACCAGCTGCTCATCCTCTTTTCTTGTAGCAGATTTGAAACTCCTTTTTAGTGTCAGAGCATTTGCAATATGTTCTGGACAAACCTGCAGGATCTGGATTTTAGGGCACGTTTCTGAATTATTGATTTACAAGGCACCATGACAATTTGTGactcaaaacatttttcatgATGTGTGGGCATGAGATAAATCAACAGAGCTCTATTTCTCCCTGGTCTCCAACAGACTAGGCCATTGGAACTACAGAACTGTTAATCAGTTTCAGTTTAAATTTCAACAAAACTGATCAGAAAGAGAGAATGTGGGAGGTACACTTTGTTCTCTTTAGAGGAGAAACCCATAGCTTAAATATGAAAATGCATCTCCTAAAgtagtggttttcaacttttcttcatttgaggacccccaaaacatttcaaatagaggtgtggacccctttggaaattcaacctgtggtccgcggTCCCCTACCATAGAGGTCTTAGACTGAAAAGCAACTGAACAGAATTCAGCTATAAATGTTGCACATGCTTGGCAGCAGGAGAAAGGGTGCTAAACTGTGGGCTTCTATGGTAACATCACTTCCAGGTTCTGACCTGTAGGAGGGGGTATTCACATAGTTTTGATTGATCAGAAAAACAGAAtgccttttctgggatctgaaactttattttcatatttattttcacCTTTCATGGActtcttagacatagtctgcagacccccaggggtccatggaccacaagttgaaaaccactgtcctaaaGCCATCAGCCAAGCCACTTCAGGCTGTGGGCTTCTAATCTCAAAATGAGCAGTGCTGATCTGGATCAGTACTTGGGTGGGAGACCTCCAATGGGAGACCTCCAAATAAACTCCAGCTGCTCAAAGAAGCAGTTTAGGCATCTCAGTAAGCAATCTTCTGAATCATTTAGAAGGAATGCAGGATCATAATAATAGAGGTTCAGTTGTGCTGTCTTTTGGACAAGTAAGTTAGAGTACTGACCATCTGAGGTCACTAAGCATCTCCCACTTTTCATAAGAGGATGGTTAGTCCCAGTGTCCTGACTGCATTCCAAAACTGTTAGTTACACTCTGCACATCTGAATTCTCTCTATCTAAAACTGTTGTGCAGCATTGCTATATTTTGTTACACAGTTGCTGTGTTCCCCTCAGGAGGTGACTGCTTTTTTTCAGAAAATACTTTACTTACACAAGCTGCACCTATCCTAAAAAGTGCTTGAGGTGTTTCAATAGACAAAATTAATTCTATGTAGTCTATAAAAGAAAAGGGCTTTGGAGTTCACTGgaacgatgaagtgagctgttagctcacgaaagcttatgctcaaataaattggttagtctctaaggtgccacaagtactccttttctttttgcgaatacagactaacacggcagttactctgaaacctgtcataaaactTTAACACTAGTAAAAATTCAAGCAAATTTGGTTCCTGGGGGAGGGTCATGTTCTACTCAAGATATTATTTTAGATGTCAAATTTCCACTAGCAAGATATTTAAATATGCTATATGTATTTTAACATTGTAAGCCAATAATTTGATAATGGCAATAATACTCAACAAAATGTACAGAATTTTGTGCATTATTCCAAAGCATCAGGTCAAAATATAGGAAACCCTTAACAGTCTACTCTGAAGTGGTTTgattaaaactattttaatataCGTATCTGACTCTTAACAGTTATTTTCTAATGAACATATATTTtctacaaatgtgtgtgtgtgatatgttAAGCCAGAAAGGTTCAAGTGGAAGTGCTGATGGGAACAGCAGGTGCACATTCATGTCCAAACTAAATTAAATGCATTAAGAATTCCATATCAGATTTATAAATGATACGTGTACACACACGTCACTGCTCCTTTTTAGAGCCCTGCTTACCACATCCTTAATACAGAAGGCATTTACTGTAAGGGCTCTAATGGTTCACCATGTGACTTACTTCACAAGTGGCCGTTTGTTCTCTCCTCAGTTGTGTAAGCTCTTGCATCATATCAGAGGAAATAATTGTTTGGGCAAAAGCTAAAAAGAGGAATGCCGAAGGAAGAAGCTGGGCCATCTCAGTATTCGGAAAATAATCTGTTATCTGAACTAGTTTTTCCATCAGGGATATTTTTCCCTAGTTTAGGCTAATAGttcaatcctgctctcattgaagtcaagggcaaaactcccactgattttaaggGTAAAGGAttaggtcttttaaaaaaaaatataaaaagtaaattCCCACACctcaaaaaatatgttttaatggaAAATACAAAGCATTAGGTTATTGAATGTGTATGTCACATCCCTCAGTATCATAGTCCAAGTATTTCATGCTTCAAATGGAGCGGTGTGTGCACAGTACCTTTGAAAATAAGGCTAACAATGATTTTGGGGGATTTTTCTTTACCTATGTATAAATGGAGGAAGAACCACCTCTCCAATCAGACATGGATCTGCTTTTCTCTCCCGTGGTCCATGCAGCAAATGTTGCC contains these protein-coding regions:
- the NFE2L2 gene encoding nuclear factor erythroid 2-related factor 2 isoform X2 — translated: MMELEVPPAPQDMNLIDILWRQDIDLGARREVFDFSQRQKEYELEKQKKLEKERQEQLQKEQEKALLAQLQLDEETGEFIPIQPAQHIESDNTGMPTNFSKTTHISKPEADALSFDDCMQLLAETFSYVDDDEVSSAAFQVLVPAHVDSDAIFITTNQTQPPESSVLQSSVAEVDNMQNIEQVWEELLSIPELQCLNIENDNLAEVTTIANPETKPSEIHSNFYSSSSITVNCNSDFLNTFEDSFSSIQPPEDLSQLGLDSLDTTSCLSSNFSEDFYSTFVDPKVNGDTAAPHVVSESFAEIPYEPIDISDFSLCKAFNGDHQGNAPECNDSDSGISLNAHSSTASPEHSVESSVFGDAAFGYSDSEMEEMESAPGSLQQSNAQMYSLQFHDPVSPSLGPSTQKSDLQCVNTPKRELPASPGHPKAPFTRDKPSRYLEAHFTRDEQRAKALHIPFSVEKIINLPVDDFNEMMSKEQFNEAQLALIRDIRRRGKNKVAAQNCRKRKLENIVELEQDLGRLKDEKEKLLKEKGENDKSIRLMKKQLTNLYLEVFSMLHDENGKPYSPSEYSLQQTKDGSIFLVPKSKKPETKF
- the NFE2L2 gene encoding nuclear factor erythroid 2-related factor 2 isoform X3, with the protein product MNLIDILWRQDIDLGARREVFDFSQRQKEYELEKQKKLEKERQEQLQKEQEKALLAQLQLDEETGEFIPIQPAQHIESDNTGMPTNFSKTTHISKPEADALSFDDCMQLLAETFSYVDDDEVSSAAFQVLVPAHVDSDAIFITTNQTQPPESSVLQSSVAEVDNMQNIEQVWEELLSIPELQCLNIENDNLAEVTTIANPETKPSEIHSNFYSSSSITVNCNSDFLNTFEDSFSSIQPPEDLSQLGLDSLDTTSCLSSNFSEDFYSTFVDPKVNGDTAAPHVVSESFAEIPYEPIDISDFSLCKAFNGDHQGNAPECNDSDSGISLNAHSSTASPEHSVESSVFGDAAFGYSDSEMEEMESAPGSLQQSNAQMYSLQFHDPVSPSLGPSTQKSDLQCVNTPKRELPASPGHPKAPFTRDKPSRYLEAHFTRDEQRAKALHIPFSVEKIINLPVDDFNEMMSKEQFNEAQLALIRDIRRRGKNKVAAQNCRKRKLENIVELEQDLGRLKDEKEKLLKEKGENDKSIRLMKKQLTNLYLEVFSMLHDENGKPYSPSEYSLQQTKDGSIFLVPKSKKPETKF
- the NFE2L2 gene encoding nuclear factor erythroid 2-related factor 2 isoform X1 — translated: MERLHAGAMYRGGSRPCPGGTEQIMCRTPQILEQDMNLIDILWRQDIDLGARREVFDFSQRQKEYELEKQKKLEKERQEQLQKEQEKALLAQLQLDEETGEFIPIQPAQHIESDNTGMPTNFSKTTHISKPEADALSFDDCMQLLAETFSYVDDDEVSSAAFQVLVPAHVDSDAIFITTNQTQPPESSVLQSSVAEVDNMQNIEQVWEELLSIPELQCLNIENDNLAEVTTIANPETKPSEIHSNFYSSSSITVNCNSDFLNTFEDSFSSIQPPEDLSQLGLDSLDTTSCLSSNFSEDFYSTFVDPKVNGDTAAPHVVSESFAEIPYEPIDISDFSLCKAFNGDHQGNAPECNDSDSGISLNAHSSTASPEHSVESSVFGDAAFGYSDSEMEEMESAPGSLQQSNAQMYSLQFHDPVSPSLGPSTQKSDLQCVNTPKRELPASPGHPKAPFTRDKPSRYLEAHFTRDEQRAKALHIPFSVEKIINLPVDDFNEMMSKEQFNEAQLALIRDIRRRGKNKVAAQNCRKRKLENIVELEQDLGRLKDEKEKLLKEKGENDKSIRLMKKQLTNLYLEVFSMLHDENGKPYSPSEYSLQQTKDGSIFLVPKSKKPETKF